tcttctaacTATTTCGAGTTTATCATTGTTCACTcacaatatacaaaatttgatgttgtttttgttatgaattCTTTCAGTTTTCTCCAATCTGTTGAAGGATACTCAGATTCATATTTTGGCTGATTCCGATGAGCAGGAAGTTGTACAGCAAGTTCAGGTGATTTTTAGACTTCCCTCATCCATGATGTTTTTGAATAGGAGGCTAATGCTAAAAGAATGTTTCATAGCCTATATGATGGATCAATATATGTATAGATTTTTAGCTGTCTCTGAGAAGTTGCTTGGTTTGTGATGAAACGGCCATACTTGTGGAGCTTAGTATCCCCCCTACCTGTCTTTAGTTTTCTGATTTAAACTTATATTGCTTGGTGCACTCGGCATAGTACTGTATAATGGCTTGTTTAACATAGTCTTTGTGGTTTTTTATATTGCAGGAGTATTATGCAGACTTTGTTTCTGGTGATCCATATCATTTCACATTGAATATGGCATCAAATCATCTATATATGATCCCCGCAGTTGTCGATCCCTCTGGTTTGCAACGCTTTTCCGATCGGGTTGTTGATGGAATTGCGGCAGTGTTTCTGGCGTTGAAACGAAGACCTGTCATCAGATATCAGAGGACCTCTGATACTGCAAAAAGGATTGCACACGAAACAGCTGTAAGTGAAGTTGTTTGACAAGCTCTCGTAAAGTTATTTGTTCCCGCTATATTTTGCATGCATGTGATGGAACTAATTCCCACTTGTGTCTATCCAATAGTCTGAAAATTCGCTGTTTATGTTTCAGAAATTGATGTATCAGCATGAAAGCGCTCTTTTTGACTTTAGACGGACTGAAAGCTCTCCGTTGCTACTTGTAATTGACAGAAGAGATGACCCGGTTACCCCATTGCTGAATCAGTGGACATATCAGGTAACttgactaaacaaaattattgtgCTACTCTATGATATAAGATGTGCCTCCCGCTGTCTTGCTTTTTTGTAAGACTACGACTTACTAATTAACGAGATTTTCTGTAGGCAATGGTGCACGAACTCATAGGACTTCAAGATAATAAAGTGGACTTGAAATCCATTGGAAGTCTTCCAAAAGATCAGCAAGTGGTTAGTTTTCTCCAATGCCATTGTTTTTTAGTTGAGAACCTTACAGCTAATATGTCTCTTATCCTGGCAGGAGGTGGTTTTATCATCAGAACAAGATGCATTTTTCAAATCTAACATGTATGAAAATTTTGGGGATATTGGAATGAACATCAAGCGAATGGTAGATGACTTTCAGCAGGTGGCCAAGAGTAACCAAAATATCCAGACAGTAGGTACAAATATGGCTAGTCTTAAACTATTCTCTGCAAAAACTTTTGTAACAACAGATTCTCGTGCTAGTGACAATTATATATCTGTGAATTCGTTGGTTGTACAGAGGATATGGCCAGATTTGTTGACAACTACCCTGAGTACAAAAAGATGCAAGGCAACGTTTCAAAGCATGTAACTCTGGTTACTGAAATGAGCAAGCTAGTTGAAGCAAGGAAACTGATGACGGTTTCACAAACAGAGCAGGACTTGGCTTGCAATGGTGGCCAAGGAGCTGCATATGAGGTAGTGAATATCTGTGGTGAACATTCACTTGTAGTcgcatatattaaaaaatagcTACAACCTGCAGAAGTTCTTACTGAATAATTTGGCATTCAATAATTTGGAGTCTCATGCGAATGTAATCCAGTGAACCTGCAGAAGTTAGCGAAATATGCAAAATTGTGCAGACTCTGCTGTAAGCACGGAGCTCTGACTCTCTATTCATGCTTATTTGCAGGCAGTTACGGATCTCTTAAATAATGAAAGTGTGTCTGACATCGACCGGCTGCGTTTGGTAATGCTATATGCTTTGCGCtatgagaaagaaaatccTGTTCAGTTGATGCAATTGTTCAACAAATTGGCTTCACGGTCTCCCAAGTACAAACCAGGGGTACAGTCAGACTATCATCTGTTTCCTTTCAGTTTAAATTGCATCTCTTTCTTGTGGCTTTATTATTCTGCATCTCTTTTAAGGTTGATTTTGATCTGTCCCTCTGCTACTACTATACTTGTTAACCTATCTGCAATTCCGTCCATAGTAGTTTTAccttttcgtttttatttttgaataactTGATAAAAGTACCCTCAAATCATGTTATAACTTTCTGGTTGCCATGCAACTGCAGCTAGTTCAATTTCTCTTGAAACAAGCCGGTGTGGAGAAGCGCACTGGTGATCTATTTGGAAACAGAGATCTTTTGAATATAGCACGTAACATGGCTCGTGGACTTAAGGTCTGTATCTGAGTTAACTCGTCTCCAGCAACATTCTATATCTCcctatatatatgtcatgttACTGACATCTTGAAAAATACAGGGTGTTGAGAATGTCTACACTCAACATCAGCCTCTTCTGTTTCAAACAATGGAGAGCATAACTAGAGGGAGATTACGAGATGTGGATTACCCATTTGTTGGAGATCATTTTCAACAGGGACGGTATGTGCCTctaattttttcaatttcttaaaacaggTAACTTGTTTGATAGTTACAGATTTCTGCAATTCGTGAAAACTTACATAACTAATCAAAAACTGCAAAATTTCTGGATAAACAGGCCACAAGAGGTGGTTATTTTTATGGTTGGTGGAACAACATACGAGGAATCACGCTCTGTTGCTCTACAGAATGCCACCAACTCCGGGGTTCGGTTTATTCTCGGCGGCACCGCAGTGCTTAATTCCAAGAGGTAATGCTGAGGTTAAGACAGTGTGTGCAAATGAGCCTCGATTGGTTTTGAGTTCTAGGTCGAAACAGCACTGATCAACTAAAATATCAACATTGGTTAAGTCATAGAAGGCCCAAACCGAAATTGCTGtttgaattaaataataaCTAGGAATCTAAATTGGTCTACAAAGTTCATGAAAGTGTATTATAAGAGAAATGTAAGCTGAAAAGTGAATTTGGTTGTGACAGATTTCTAAAGGACTTGGAAGAAGCACAAAGGATATCAAGATCAGGTAGCCATATGGTGTGAAGAAGATCCAAAAGaattttgtgtaaattattttttaagtctTAAGATTCTTCCGGGGAGCACatagaagaaagagacaaatgaaagaagaagattgtggTCAGGTTCGTCGAATCTTTCGTATACATGATGATGATTACCCCACCAGAGATTTAATTTTTGGGGTTTGTGTGTGTATTCATCGTGGTACAGTTTAATTGGACCGTTCTTCTTACACAATTATGGctaatcaagaaaatgtaacCTGAGGAAATTTTACTCCTCTATCATAATTGCACAAAACAGAATTAataatctttttcaaaattataataacaCTTTAGACAAAAACCAGAGAGatttcataacaaaaaatctttattactcttaaaaaacaaaatcatatgtggaatttttgaaatattactAGTTTACTACTCCCTTTTATAATAATGAATAAAATCACTTTTATAATAGTAAATTAGTAATGAGTAAAATCTGACTGACGTCAATCAAAAGTAAGTACCGATTTGGGAAAGAGAAcaatcaaagagaaaacataaaaacagagcTCTTTTGAGTATATATGGAGTATCTTATGTAGCTCGGCTACTGTCGCCGTTGGATTTCTCAAATGTCGTAATATGATGTGAGAGCGAAGCTGACACAACTCTCTGTCTCTGCTCTGGAAGCATTTTTACTTGTTGTTCTTTCACACATACACACTTCACAGAAACCCTCCATTACAAcataatagtatatatttactatacattccaaaaaaatcattaggtTTACTTTTACATCCAAATTTCATACTTTTAACAAAGCGATTATGTGCAATTTAATCCTCTATCAAGTTGGATTTTGAGGGGTTAAAATTGTTTGAAGTCAACTAGCAAAAGTCTCATTCTTGAGAAATATTCGTCTTGCGGTAATTTTTGCTATAGTTTTATTAAAACGTCAAATCagtaataaaaacaattaaagaaTTGAGGAGCTCGAGAAAAGTTCTTCACAtacatctctttctttctgcTTAGCTCTTAAGCAGTCTCTGACTGTCCATttcatatcaaattttaaaactattgaCTATACTAGatccttctctgtttcttcgaTCCCTTCATCTAAATTGTCTcctctctttatttattatttattcaatTCGATTacgtatataatttttaagttAACTAGATAATGCATAATTTCTTAGTTAATTAGTTATCTgactttttgaattttgattactGTGTGCTTAGCCGAAGTTTCTAGCAAACTACCACGGATTTAAATTCGAAAGAATAAAGCGTGACGAAATAgataagacaaaaaagaagaaggagagattaCTTATCAAAGTACATATGGTTGAAAGTGATGGTTTggttattaattaattacagtTTTAACTTTAGATATTTTGTCTGTGGTCTTATATATACACCTCATCGTTCTTATCATATGATTCTGATTTTAGATATTCGTAAGAAAATTACCAATTGGTTACATTTTCAACAACGAATGCAAATATGCAAT
This sequence is a window from Arabidopsis thaliana chromosome 1 sequence. Protein-coding genes within it:
- the VPS45 gene encoding vacuolar protein sorting 45 (vacuolar protein sorting 45 (VPS45); CONTAINS InterPro DOMAIN/s: Sec1-like protein (InterPro:IPR001619); BEST Arabidopsis thaliana protein match is: secretory 1A (TAIR:AT1G02010.1); Has 1795 Blast hits to 1777 proteins in 228 species: Archae - 0; Bacteria - 2; Metazoa - 694; Fungi - 525; Plants - 216; Viruses - 0; Other Eukaryotes - 358 (source: NCBI BLink).); the protein is MVLVTSVRDYINRMLQDISGMKVLILDSETVSNVSIVYSQSELLQKEVFLVEMIDSISVSKESMSHLKAVYFIRPTSDNIQKLRYQLANPRFGEYHLFFSNLLKDTQIHILADSDEQEVVQQVQEYYADFVSGDPYHFTLNMASNHLYMIPAVVDPSGLQRFSDRVVDGIAAVFLALKRRPVIRYQRTSDTAKRIAHETAKLMYQHESALFDFRRTESSPLLLVIDRRDDPVTPLLNQWTYQAMVHELIGLQDNKVDLKSIGSLPKDQQVEVVLSSEQDAFFKSNMYENFGDIGMNIKRMVDDFQQVAKSNQNIQTVEDMARFVDNYPEYKKMQGNVSKHVTLVTEMSKLVEARKLMTVSQTEQDLACNGGQGAAYEAVTDLLNNESVSDIDRLRLVMLYALRYEKENPVQLMQLFNKLASRSPKYKPGLVQFLLKQAGVEKRTGDLFGNRDLLNIARNMARGLKGVENVYTQHQPLLFQTMESITRGRLRDVDYPFVGDHFQQGRPQEVVIFMVGGTTYEESRSVALQNATNSGVRFILGGTAVLNSKRFLKDLEEAQRISRSGSHMV